A region of Synergistaceae bacterium DNA encodes the following proteins:
- the rplM gene encoding 50S ribosomal protein L13: MAGSGSYLAKKETVERQWFVVDATDRPVGRLAARIARILTGKHRPTFTPHVDTGDFVVVVNADKVRLTGKKGAQSHYHYHTGHSGGYRSISWDVMLQKKPEFLFEHVVRGMLPKTRLKYDRKLKVYAGPHHPHAAQSPVALDL, from the coding sequence ATGGCAGGCAGTGGTTCCTACTTAGCTAAAAAAGAGACGGTGGAAAGGCAATGGTTTGTGGTCGACGCCACGGACAGGCCGGTGGGGCGTCTAGCGGCGCGGATCGCGCGGATCTTGACGGGGAAGCATCGACCCACTTTCACCCCCCACGTGGACACAGGGGATTTTGTGGTTGTCGTGAACGCCGACAAGGTTCGTTTGACGGGCAAAAAAGGCGCTCAATCTCATTATCATTATCATACGGGACATAGTGGCGGATACCGGTCGATTTCCTGGGATGTCATGCTTCAGAAAAAACCGGAGTTTTTGTTTGAACACGTGGTCAGGGGAATGTTACCCAAAACGCGTCTTAAATACGATCGAAAGTTGAAAGTCTACGCGGGCCCCCATCACCCTCACGCGGCACAGTCGCCTGTAGCGCTCGACCTTTGA
- the rpsI gene encoding 30S ribosomal protein S9 → MEDNSYFWGTGRRKNALARVRVRPGNGEIKINDRTVEDYFPRLVWQSQVLQSLKVSSLEGKVDVFVRATGGGLTGQAGAAKMGIARALIKLNPDLRPALKKEGLLTRDSRMVERKKFGQKGARGKRQYSKR, encoded by the coding sequence ATGGAGGATAATAGCTATTTTTGGGGCACCGGCAGGCGCAAGAACGCGTTAGCTCGGGTGAGGGTGCGCCCCGGTAACGGAGAGATAAAAATCAACGACAGGACGGTGGAAGATTATTTCCCGCGCCTAGTCTGGCAGTCTCAGGTATTACAGTCTTTGAAGGTTTCCAGCCTGGAGGGGAAAGTAGATGTCTTTGTCCGAGCGACAGGAGGCGGTTTGACAGGACAGGCAGGCGCGGCCAAGATGGGTATTGCTCGCGCTCTGATCAAGTTAAACCCCGATTTGCGCCCGGCCTTGAAAAAGGAGGGGCTTTTGACCCGAGACTCTCGCATGGTGGAACGTAAAAAATTCGGCCAGAAAGGTGCTCGAGGCAAGAGGCAGTACTCCAAACGTTAA